One Bacillota bacterium genomic region harbors:
- a CDS encoding CpsB/CapC family capsule biosynthesis tyrosine phosphatase yields the protein MANYIDLHNHILPDIDDGPRTMKEAVMQARSMASAGYSTVVATPHTIDGKPSPALIKQRVAEFQNELDKQEIPLKILPGAEQFIEPDLMNRLRKGEIQTINDSHYLLLELPMTQRIPIYAEQLIFALAVNGYRPVIPHPERVVELQRYPKLLYHLYKAGAIYQITWGALTGWLGPEAEETAHLMLKSNLAHLVSTDAHNAVTRLLAVEQSSAALEDILGPGSAEMMLHTRPATVIANETLDLPAAIDPTKLPRKKGTFLSRLIPGRKSRQHKEN from the coding sequence TTGGCCAACTACATCGACCTGCACAACCACATCCTGCCCGACATCGACGACGGCCCGCGAACAATGAAAGAAGCAGTCATGCAGGCCCGCTCCATGGCCTCTGCAGGCTATTCCACCGTGGTGGCCACCCCACACACCATCGACGGCAAACCGTCACCTGCCCTGATCAAGCAAAGAGTTGCTGAATTTCAAAATGAACTGGACAAGCAGGAAATCCCCTTAAAAATATTACCCGGTGCCGAGCAGTTTATCGAACCGGACTTAATGAACCGCCTGCGCAAAGGAGAAATCCAAACTATAAACGACAGCCACTACCTGCTCCTGGAGCTGCCCATGACCCAGCGTATCCCCATCTATGCCGAGCAGCTCATCTTTGCCCTGGCCGTAAACGGCTACCGACCGGTGATTCCCCACCCCGAAAGGGTGGTGGAACTCCAGCGCTACCCGAAACTGCTCTACCACCTCTACAAGGCAGGTGCCATCTACCAGATCACCTGGGGGGCGCTTACCGGCTGGCTCGGCCCCGAAGCAGAAGAGACCGCCCACCTGATGCTCAAAAGCAACCTGGCCCACTTGGTATCCACCGATGCCCATAATGCCGTAACCCGCCTCCTGGCCGTAGAACAGTCATCAGCAGCCTTAGAAGATATCCTCGGTCCCGGTTCGGCCGAAATGATGCTCCACACCCGCCCGGCCACGGTTATCGCCAACGAAACCCTGGATCTACCCGCAGCCATCGACCCGACCAAACTGCCCCGCAAAAAGGGCACCTTTCTTTCCCG